The DNA window GGCCGTGATCGGCATCGGCCTGAACCTGCGCAGCCCACCCGACCTGCCCGATGCCATTGGCCTGGATGCCTGCCATCTGCACCAGATCGCCCCCAACGCTCCGCCAGCGGATTCCCCCCAAGGGGGTCAAGAAAACTTGGGAGCGGCCCGGCGTTTTCTTGAGAGCCGCTGGGACGTTTTGCGGCGGCTCATGCCGGCCATGCTCGCCGGCCTGCCCATCTATGCGCAGGCTGGTTTCGCCCCCTGGACCGATGCCTGGAACCAGCTGCACGCCTGGACGGGTGAGCCGGTGGTGGTGCTCGACCATGGCACACTGCGCCAGACGGGCCAGGCGCTGGGGGTGGACGACAGCGGCCACCTGCTGCTGCAGACCGCCGATGGCGTGCGCCGCGTGTCCAGTGGGGATGTCTCGCTGCGGCGCGCTGCTGTGCAGGCCGGCCATCGACCCATGCCCTGAGCCATCCAGCGCCGCCCCGGCCCCTCTGAAAACCCGCTCTCCTCGCACTCACCCACCATGCTGCGCGCCTTCGTTCTGCTTCTCGTCCTCGGCAATCTCGGCTTTTACGCCTGGTCGCATGGCTATCTGCGCGCCGCCGGCCTGGGGCCGACCGACGTGGCCGAGCCGCAGCGGCTGAAGCAGCAGATCCACCCCGAGCGCCTGACCGTGTCGGTTGCGCAAGCAGCTGCTTCCGCCTCGGCCGCAGCGTCCGCTGCATCCGCGCCCTCGGGCCGGCCCGCGCCGGCGGCTTCGATGGCGTCCGCCGCGCAAGCCGCTGTCACCGCTGCGGCCTCAGCCCCTGCAGGTGCCGCGTCCAGACTCTGCCTGCAACTCGGCCCCTACATCACCGTCGGCCCGGCCGTGGGCGCCGCGTTGCGCGCCGCCGGGCTGACGCCGGTGGAAAAAAAGCAGGCGCTCAACCCGCAGTGGATGGTGCTGATGGGCCCCTTCCCGGATACCGCCACGCTCAACCGCAAGCTGGGCGAGCTGCGGCGCCTGGGGCTGAAGGATGGCACCTATGCACCCGTGACCGACCGGCCGAACTACATGCTCGGCATCTCGCTGGGCGTGCTGGGCACCGAAGCAGCCGCGCAGCAGGAACTGGCGCAGATGCAGGCAAAAGGCGTGAACAGCGCCCAGGTGGTGCAGCGCAATGCGGGCATGAAGTCCACCTTCTGGGTGCTGGACGGCTTGACACCAGCCCAGGCCGCCACCCTGCGCAAACTCAGCGCCGCGGCGCTGAAAGACAAGAAGCCGGAGGCCTGCGCCGGTTGAGCCCCGTGGCTGCTCGAATCCGGCTGTGCCGCGGCAAGACCATGCCTTGCGCCCGACGCGGCGCCAGTCTCGTGGTCGCTCAGGCCTGGGCCAGCCAGTTGCGCGAGAGCTGCACCCAGAAGCTCGCACCCAGCGGGATGATGTCGTCGTTGAAGTCGTAGCTGGCGTTGTGCAGCGTGCAGGGGCCGGCGCCGTGGCCGGGGCTGCGGTGGTCGCCGCCGCCATTGCCGATGATGAGGTAGGCGCCGGGCCGCGCCTGCAGCATGTAGGCGAAGTCCTCCGCTCCCATCGACGGTTCGAAGTTGTGGATGGCTTCCTCGCCCACCAGCACGCTCATCACGCGGCGGGCGAACTCGGTCTCGGCGGCGTGGTTGATGGTGGGCGGGTAGTTGCGATGGAACTCGAAATCGCACTGCATGCCGAACGCCTGCGCGGTGTGCTGCGCCATCTCGCGCATGCGCGACTCGATCAGGTCCAGCAGCTCGGTGGTGAAGGTGCGCGCCGTGCCCTGAATTTCAACCGAGTCTGGCACCACGTTGGTGGCCTCGCCGGCGTGAATCATGGTGACGGAAATGACCCCGGCTTCCTGCGGATTCTTGTTGCGGCTGATGATGGTCTGGAAGCCCAGCGCCATCTGGCAGGCGGCCGGCAGCGGGTCGAGCCCGAGATGGGGCATGGCGGCGTGCGAGCCCTTGCCGCGCACGACGATGCGAAACTCGTTGCTCGACGCCATCACCGGCCCGGCCTTCACCGCGAAGTGCCCGGCCGGCAGCCCCGGCCAGTTGTGCATGCCGAACACGGCGTCCACCGGAAACTTGTCGAACAGGCCGTCCTTGATCATCTCGCGCGCGCCGCCGCCGCCTTCTTCGGCCGGCTGGAAGATGCACACCACGCGACCGGCGAAATCGCGGTTGCGGCTGAGGTGATGCGCCGCCGCCAGCAGCATCGCGGTGTGGCCGTCGTGGCCGCAGGCGTGCATCTTGCCGGGGTGGGTGCTGACGTGAGCGAAGGTGTTTTTCTCCGTCACCGGCAGGGCGTCGATGTCGGCGCGCAGGCCGATGCTGCGCCCCGGCCCCTTGCTGCCCTCGATCACCGCCACCACGCCGGTCCTGCCCAGGCCGCGGTGCACCGGCAAGCCCCATTCGGTGAGCAGGGCGGCGATGGTGTCGCTGGTGCGGTCTTCGTGGAAGCACAGCTCGGGGTGGGCGTGAATGTCGCGGCGGATGGCGCGAAAGCGCGCGGCTTCGGCCACGATGGAATCGATGATCTGCATGGAAAGCTCCTGCTCGTGTGTTCGGGGATGGCGAGCTCATTTTCGCGCAATCAGGCAAACGCTGCCGATTGCCAGCGTCGTGCGCAGGGGCAGGCACGTCCTACACTTGTTCCCCGCCCCGCCGGCTTGCCGCCGCACCCTCGCCTGCCCGCATCGCCATGACCACCGCCTCCGCCTCTGACACCTATTCGGACACCATCGTCCGCGCGGCCTGCCCGCACGACTGCCCCGACACCTGCGCCCTGCTCGTCACCGTGCGGGACGGCGTGGCCGTGAGCGTGCGCGGCGACCCCGACCACCCCACCACCCACGGCGCGCTGTGCACCAAGGTCTCGCGCTACACCGAACGCACCTACCACCCGGGCAGATTGCTGCGACCCATGCGGCGCATCGGCCCCAAGGGCAGCGGGCAGTTCGAGCCGGTGAGCTGGGATGTGGCGCTGGACGACATCGCCGCGCGCCTCAAGGCAATCGCCGCACGCGAGCCCCAAGCCATCCTGCCCTACTCCTACGGCGGCACCCTCGGCTTCGTGCAGGGCGAGAGCATGGCGGCGCGCTTTTTCCACAAGCTGGGGGCCAGCCTGCTCGACCGCACCATCTGCTCCACCGCGGGCGAAGCCGGGCTGAAGACGGTGATCGGCGGCAAGCTGGGGCTGGACGTGGAGCAGTTCGAGCACAGCAAGCTCATCCTGATTTGGGGGAGCAACAGCATCACCAGCAATCTGCATTTCTGGACCTATGCGCAGCGCGCCAAACGGGCCGGGGCCAGGCTGGTGAGCATCGACCCCTGGCGCAACGACACTGCCGAGAAATGCCACGAGCACATCCAGCTGCGCCCCGGCACCGACGCCGCGCTGGCCTACGCGCTGATGCACGAGCTGATCGTGCATGACCGGCTGGACCACGACTACATCGCGCTGCACACCGTGGGCTTCGACGCCTTGCGCGAACGCGCGCTGCAATGGCCGCCCAAGCGCGCGGCCGAGGTGTGCGGCGTGCCGGCGGCGCAAATCCGCCAGTTGGCACGCGACTACGGCACCACCAGGCCCGCCGCCATCCGCATGAACTACGGTCTGCAGCGGGTGCGCGGCGGCGCCAACGCCGTGCGCGCCATCGCCTGCCTGCCCGCGCTGGTGGGGGCATGGCGGCACGACGCCGGCGGACTGCTGCTGTCCAGCTCCAACCATTTCGCCGCCAACGGCGCGGCGCTGGAGCGCCCGGATTTGCTGGCAGGGCGCAAGCCGCGCACCATCAATATGGTGACCATCGGCGACGATCTGCTGCGCGAAGGGGGCAGCGATTTCGGCCCGAAAGTCGAGGCCGTCATCGTCTACAACAGCAATCCCCTGGCCGTCGCCCCCGAGGGCGACAAGGTGCGCCAGGGCTTCGCCCGCGACGACCTGCTCACCGTGGTGCTCGACCACTTCCAGACCGACACCGCCGATTACGCCGACTACCTGCTGCCGGCCACCACC is part of the Thiomonas sp. X19 genome and encodes:
- a CDS encoding sporulation protein, with product MLRAFVLLLVLGNLGFYAWSHGYLRAAGLGPTDVAEPQRLKQQIHPERLTVSVAQAAASASAAASAASAPSGRPAPAASMASAAQAAVTAAASAPAGAASRLCLQLGPYITVGPAVGAALRAAGLTPVEKKQALNPQWMVLMGPFPDTATLNRKLGELRRLGLKDGTYAPVTDRPNYMLGISLGVLGTEAAAQQELAQMQAKGVNSAQVVQRNAGMKSTFWVLDGLTPAQAATLRKLSAAALKDKKPEACAG
- a CDS encoding M20 aminoacylase family protein, whose protein sequence is MQIIDSIVAEAARFRAIRRDIHAHPELCFHEDRTSDTIAALLTEWGLPVHRGLGRTGVVAVIEGSKGPGRSIGLRADIDALPVTEKNTFAHVSTHPGKMHACGHDGHTAMLLAAAHHLSRNRDFAGRVVCIFQPAEEGGGGAREMIKDGLFDKFPVDAVFGMHNWPGLPAGHFAVKAGPVMASSNEFRIVVRGKGSHAAMPHLGLDPLPAACQMALGFQTIISRNKNPQEAGVISVTMIHAGEATNVVPDSVEIQGTARTFTTELLDLIESRMREMAQHTAQAFGMQCDFEFHRNYPPTINHAAETEFARRVMSVLVGEEAIHNFEPSMGAEDFAYMLQARPGAYLIIGNGGGDHRSPGHGAGPCTLHNASYDFNDDIIPLGASFWVQLSRNWLAQA
- a CDS encoding molybdopterin-dependent oxidoreductase, with the translated sequence MTTASASDTYSDTIVRAACPHDCPDTCALLVTVRDGVAVSVRGDPDHPTTHGALCTKVSRYTERTYHPGRLLRPMRRIGPKGSGQFEPVSWDVALDDIAARLKAIAAREPQAILPYSYGGTLGFVQGESMAARFFHKLGASLLDRTICSTAGEAGLKTVIGGKLGLDVEQFEHSKLILIWGSNSITSNLHFWTYAQRAKRAGARLVSIDPWRNDTAEKCHEHIQLRPGTDAALAYALMHELIVHDRLDHDYIALHTVGFDALRERALQWPPKRAAEVCGVPAAQIRQLARDYGTTRPAAIRMNYGLQRVRGGANAVRAIACLPALVGAWRHDAGGLLLSSSNHFAANGAALERPDLLAGRKPRTINMVTIGDDLLREGGSDFGPKVEAVIVYNSNPLAVAPEGDKVRQGFARDDLLTVVLDHFQTDTADYADYLLPATTQLEHVDVHKAYGHRYWLANNAAIAPLGEAKPNTEIFRLLAARMGFTDACFTETDEQIAALAIAPDARNGGITWSTLRTSGWAKLPGPAAPFAQGGFPTPSGKCEFWSQRELDAGRGALPEVILPYECAATAPELAARYPLAMISPPARNFLNSSFVNVDSLRALETEPSLLIHPEDAAARGISDGQMVRAFNDRGAITCRARVSKRTRAGQIVALGIWWRKLSPSGTNVNQLTHQRLTDLGNGPCFYDCLVEVAAATSTRQVIAPCNAIGH